In Methanofollis sp. UBA420, one DNA window encodes the following:
- a CDS encoding glycosyltransferase family 4 protein, translated as MKIAFVVQRYGTDIVGGAEHLTRLFAEHLIKYHDIEVLTTCAKNYHTWKNECSEGVDVVNGIPVRRFKNTKMRNQTNLLQVQERVFYHKHSRDDELGWIEENGPVCPDLIAYIKDNVDRFDCFIFFTFRYYQSYHGVLNVGKKAILIPFAEDDPALNLSTTREIFSRAGGIVYSTPEERDLIRRKVRFDELGKVVDVIGSGIEVPDALQQVKVPSEYILYLGRIEGSKGCYTLFEFYQRLAREMESVPYLVMAGQDAIGVPKHRKIIYLGFVSEGEKFSLLHRAKFLIMPSPYESLSLVTLEAMACGTPVLANGECGVLKGHCVRSNAGLWYQGYDEFEECTRYLLGKDGLGDLMGENGKRYVASNYRWDHVEQKFLSLLGGFQNLLNSC; from the coding sequence ATGAAGATTGCATTTGTCGTTCAGCGATATGGCACCGATATTGTCGGGGGAGCAGAGCACTTGACCAGGCTTTTTGCAGAGCACCTGATAAAGTATCATGATATCGAAGTCCTGACTACCTGTGCGAAGAATTACCATACCTGGAAGAATGAGTGCTCTGAGGGGGTCGACGTCGTCAATGGTATCCCTGTCCGGCGGTTTAAGAACACCAAAATGAGGAATCAAACAAATCTTTTGCAGGTTCAGGAGCGAGTATTTTACCATAAACACTCCCGAGATGATGAATTGGGGTGGATAGAGGAAAATGGTCCTGTTTGCCCGGATCTCATTGCATATATCAAGGATAATGTCGATCGGTTCGACTGCTTTATCTTCTTCACGTTCAGGTATTATCAGAGTTACCATGGTGTATTAAACGTCGGGAAAAAAGCAATCCTGATTCCTTTTGCAGAAGATGACCCTGCTCTGAACCTCTCAACGACCCGAGAGATCTTTTCCCGTGCTGGGGGAATAGTATACAGTACTCCTGAGGAGCGTGATCTCATACGCCGGAAGGTGCGCTTTGATGAGTTGGGAAAAGTTGTGGATGTTATCGGGTCGGGCATTGAGGTTCCTGACGCCCTCCAGCAGGTGAAGGTACCTTCTGAGTATATCCTCTACCTTGGCAGAATTGAGGGTTCCAAAGGATGTTACACCCTGTTTGAATTCTATCAACGACTGGCGCGGGAGATGGAATCGGTACCTTATCTGGTAATGGCGGGCCAGGACGCCATAGGGGTTCCCAAGCATAGGAAGATTATCTATCTGGGTTTTGTCTCAGAAGGTGAGAAGTTTTCACTGCTACACAGGGCGAAGTTCCTGATCATGCCCTCGCCATATGAAAGTCTGTCACTGGTCACGCTTGAGGCGATGGCGTGCGGGACGCCGGTTCTGGCAAATGGGGAGTGTGGTGTATTGAAGGGGCACTGTGTCCGGAGTAATGCTGGTCTGTGGTATCAGGGTTACGACGAATTTGAGGAATGTACCCGGTATTTGCTTGGAAAAGATGGTTTGGGGGATCTGATGGGCGAAAATGGGAAGAGGTATGTTGCGAGTAACTATCGATGGGATCACGTTGAGCAGAAGTTTCTTTCATTGTTGGGAGGATTCCAGAATCTTTTGAACTCCTGTTGA
- a CDS encoding glycosyltransferase family 4 protein — MLVLSPCSFALQICDGEVLASISSKWRVHPSLPTLVVLPEMHIDDEFYHWSHYYDQLKQADLVLANSMYSKNELFDRIGAKSVCLGPGIDDTVFLSPDVDGGRFREKYGFEDKQIILTVSRKSPSKRYDMLISAMASLHQDYPDAHLVMIGPDEDRVPIDAAGVTYLGKAPETDLVDAYDACDTFAMMSESESFGMVFCEAWSRKKPVIGNRYCGAVASLIEDHVNGCLCGNVSDIESSIRLFLDDKTKACQFGSRGYQKAISNYTWPIISERLKSYYEDLIDMN; from the coding sequence ATGCTAGTTCTCTCCCCCTGCTCCTTTGCCCTGCAGATCTGTGATGGGGAGGTGCTGGCATCCATCTCTTCAAAATGGCGAGTCCACCCTTCCCTACCCACCCTTGTTGTTTTGCCTGAAATGCATATCGATGATGAATTTTACCATTGGTCACATTATTATGACCAGTTGAAGCAGGCCGATCTCGTTCTTGCAAATTCGATGTATTCCAAGAACGAACTCTTTGATCGTATCGGGGCGAAGAGTGTGTGCCTCGGCCCTGGAATCGATGATACTGTATTTTTAAGCCCGGATGTCGATGGCGGGAGGTTCAGGGAAAAATATGGTTTCGAGGACAAGCAGATCATACTTACAGTGTCCAGAAAAAGTCCGAGCAAGCGGTACGATATGCTCATCTCCGCGATGGCATCTCTGCACCAGGACTATCCGGACGCACATCTGGTCATGATAGGCCCTGATGAGGATCGGGTGCCGATCGATGCCGCTGGCGTCACATATCTGGGAAAGGCTCCGGAAACGGACCTTGTAGATGCTTATGATGCCTGTGATACGTTTGCGATGATGTCTGAGAGTGAAAGTTTTGGGATGGTGTTCTGTGAGGCGTGGTCCCGGAAAAAGCCCGTGATCGGGAATAGATATTGTGGGGCTGTTGCTTCTTTGATCGAAGATCATGTGAATGGTTGTCTCTGTGGAAATGTTTCGGATATTGAGTCTTCAATTCGATTATTCCTTGATGACAAGACTAAGGCCTGTCAGTTTGGGAGTCGTGGATATCAAAAAGCAATTTCAAATTATACCTGGCCTATTATATCTGAGCGGTTAAAATCTTATTACGAAGATCTCATTGATATGAATTAA
- a CDS encoding class I SAM-dependent methyltransferase has product MVNIKEYDVEVDFRHHLDEFTRCYEIIERNFQLKDSFVLDLCAGTGMHTGFLVGKGCRFTIGVDLLDYETLWGGKFKQNLLDLYARFNYPFDGAKCQFIKMNAESLLFKDQLFDSVFCLNAFEHVSDPEAVLKEIWHVLKPNGFAYIQFDPLYYCDTGSHMFDFIALPWEHLLRSQEQYESMLQEADCPPAVLSDFKYGLNRRNKEYFFTLFDKYTDPNHGLFEKIVSYTWSGVVNKSHLEHPNYLRAQKYYPKEDLLFRGMNILLKKCRN; this is encoded by the coding sequence ATGGTTAATATAAAAGAGTACGATGTTGAAGTGGATTTCCGACATCACCTGGACGAATTTACGCGATGTTATGAGATTATCGAAAGAAATTTCCAATTAAAAGATTCCTTTGTTCTGGATTTATGTGCCGGAACAGGGATGCATACTGGTTTTCTGGTTGGGAAAGGTTGTAGATTCACAATTGGTGTTGATTTACTGGATTATGAAACCCTCTGGGGTGGAAAATTCAAACAAAATCTCTTGGATTTATATGCTCGCTTCAATTATCCTTTTGATGGGGCGAAATGCCAGTTCATTAAAATGAATGCAGAGTCCTTATTATTCAAGGATCAATTATTTGATTCAGTTTTTTGTCTTAATGCTTTTGAGCACGTATCGGATCCTGAGGCGGTTCTTAAAGAAATTTGGCACGTTCTAAAGCCAAATGGTTTTGCATATATCCAGTTTGATCCTTTATATTACTGCGACACTGGTTCCCATATGTTTGATTTTATTGCTCTGCCCTGGGAGCACCTGTTGCGTTCACAAGAGCAATATGAATCTATGCTGCAAGAAGCAGATTGTCCTCCTGCCGTCCTCTCTGACTTTAAATATGGCCTGAATCGTCGGAATAAAGAGTATTTTTTTACTCTGTTTGATAAATACACCGATCCGAATCATGGTTTGTTTGAGAAGATCGTATCATACACATGGTCAGGAGTTGTGAATAAAAGTCATCTAGAACACCCAAATTACCTGCGTGCACAGAAATATTATCCAAAAGAAGATCTATTGTTCCGGGGTATGAATATCCTCCTCAAAAAGTGTCGTAATTAA
- a CDS encoding lysylphosphatidylglycerol synthase transmembrane domain-containing protein has protein sequence MKHSDLAKAAALLVTVVLLVILFSQINLSDVVTTLASIDPLYLVLGFLLYTCSYFFRALRFHILLNREVGLRSLFRIVCVHNMVNSILPARTGELSYVYLLKKVDGRTTGEGIATLVVARVFDFITITILFIISFSLMGEVPSFAMDLIQIAAVFMVTMVFVLFGLLYYGRSSLSLLEKILGVLHLNRSSPGIYVLKKCEETVECLERLGSTRKNLYLEVLFVSLGVWTIMYSLNYVLIAAMGIPMDFTAVLFASTFAIFTTVLPVQGVGGFGTLEAGWTVGFVAAGLAQDVAISSGFGYHVLLLVYIFILGGFELLNLSVTDKINL, from the coding sequence GTGAAACATTCGGATCTCGCCAAAGCCGCCGCTCTGCTTGTCACTGTCGTACTCCTCGTGATCCTCTTCTCTCAGATCAACCTTTCAGACGTCGTCACCACCCTTGCGAGCATCGATCCTCTCTACCTTGTGTTGGGCTTCCTCCTCTACACCTGCAGCTACTTTTTCAGAGCATTACGCTTTCATATCCTGCTGAATCGAGAGGTGGGGCTACGTAGTCTCTTCAGGATTGTCTGCGTCCACAACATGGTGAACAGCATCCTGCCGGCGAGAACCGGAGAACTGTCCTATGTTTATCTCCTGAAAAAAGTGGATGGGAGAACGACGGGGGAAGGTATTGCCACCCTTGTGGTGGCGAGGGTTTTTGACTTCATTACCATAACAATTCTGTTTATTATTTCCTTTTCTTTGATGGGGGAAGTGCCATCTTTTGCCATGGACCTCATCCAGATCGCCGCTGTGTTTATGGTGACGATGGTTTTCGTCCTGTTTGGATTGCTCTATTACGGACGCTCATCGCTGAGTTTGTTGGAGAAGATCCTTGGGGTACTTCATCTCAACCGCTCCTCCCCTGGAATATACGTCTTGAAAAAGTGTGAGGAGACTGTTGAGTGTCTTGAGAGACTGGGTTCGACCCGCAAGAATCTGTACCTTGAGGTACTGTTTGTCTCGCTTGGTGTATGGACAATCATGTATTCTTTAAACTATGTCCTCATCGCGGCGATGGGTATTCCTATGGACTTTACCGCTGTACTCTTTGCATCCACTTTTGCAATATTTACAACCGTTCTCCCTGTCCAGGGAGTTGGTGGGTTTGGGACTCTTGAGGCAGGATGGACTGTTGGGTTTGTTGCTGCAGGACTCGCGCAAGATGTTGCAATTAGTTCTGGTTTTGGTTACCATGTTTTGCTTTTGGTGTACATTTTTATTTTAGGTGGATTTGAATTATTGAATCTCAGTGTGACTGATAAAATTAATCTTTAG
- a CDS encoding class I SAM-dependent methyltransferase → MTVNLVDHLEKVHEFSESDFRWKNLRKLVYKDVIGKSILDAGCGTGDMTLHLLNAGYDVTAIDYSEELVTITQKTIESKNYKAEVCQLDLCNARCLGHNRYDTIVCLDVIEHVEDDKRALQNIYYTLKKGGNLIISVPACNYLYSTRDKQVGHYRRYIRSDLLNTLTDCKFKVLETRYWNFIGVIPYFISGKLLKKEIYEGMRYSRDSQISKGINYILDNWFSIIENNVRPPIGLTLYIVCTKD, encoded by the coding sequence ATGACAGTAAATCTCGTAGATCATTTAGAAAAGGTTCATGAATTTAGCGAGAGCGATTTTAGATGGAAAAATTTGCGAAAACTTGTTTATAAAGACGTAATTGGAAAATCAATCTTAGACGCGGGTTGTGGCACAGGAGACATGACATTGCATTTATTAAATGCAGGATATGATGTCACGGCTATCGACTATTCTGAAGAACTTGTAACTATTACACAAAAAACGATTGAATCAAAGAATTACAAGGCTGAAGTGTGCCAACTAGATCTGTGTAATGCTCGATGCTTGGGCCATAATAGATATGACACGATAGTGTGTTTGGATGTTATCGAACACGTTGAAGATGACAAAAGAGCTCTACAGAATATTTATTATACACTAAAAAAAGGAGGGAATCTCATCATCTCGGTACCGGCGTGTAATTACCTTTATAGTACAAGGGACAAACAAGTTGGCCACTACAGAAGGTATATTAGAAGCGATTTACTTAATACACTGACGGATTGCAAATTTAAAGTTTTAGAAACCAGATACTGGAATTTTATAGGAGTTATACCATACTTCATCTCGGGAAAATTGCTTAAAAAAGAAATATACGAAGGCATGAGATATTCAAGAGATTCCCAAATATCAAAAGGAATAAATTACATTCTAGACAACTGGTTTTCCATTATTGAAAATAACGTCAGACCGCCAATAGGTCTGACACTTTATATTGTCTGTACTAAAGATTAA
- a CDS encoding class I SAM-dependent methyltransferase → MESQAQRDGEYQIKGDYHKKLDKEWRYYPVYTAKMEYLTDFLKDIPKSAKILDAGCGEGVLVEKYRKLGYDIRGLDLNYSSECVIKGDLLKTPFEEGEFDVVLCLDVIEHLNFEDQGPALHEIHRILKKGGVVLLAIPNLAHFASRLSFLFTGNLIRTSTIERHRGDRPIKEYLKLTSEEEFQIIKRKGIFPTLPITSVLTYLYPGKVMILHKVLNRLLPYPNWCFLNIITCKKG, encoded by the coding sequence ATGGAATCTCAGGCTCAAAGGGATGGGGAGTACCAGATAAAAGGTGACTACCATAAGAAACTGGATAAAGAATGGCGATACTATCCGGTGTATACCGCAAAGATGGAATATCTAACAGACTTTCTAAAAGATATTCCAAAAAGTGCAAAAATTCTCGATGCAGGATGTGGGGAAGGAGTACTTGTCGAGAAATATCGAAAACTGGGATATGATATCAGGGGTCTGGACCTGAATTACTCTTCAGAGTGCGTGATTAAAGGGGATCTCCTCAAAACACCGTTTGAAGAGGGAGAATTTGATGTCGTCCTCTGCCTGGATGTTATCGAACACCTCAACTTTGAAGATCAGGGCCCCGCACTCCATGAAATTCACCGGATTCTCAAGAAGGGAGGAGTAGTTCTTCTCGCCATCCCGAACCTCGCTCACTTTGCATCTCGGTTGTCTTTTTTATTTACAGGCAATTTGATACGGACGTCAACGATAGAGCGTCACAGAGGGGATAGACCCATAAAAGAATATTTAAAACTCACTTCAGAGGAAGAGTTTCAAATCATCAAACGAAAAGGGATATTCCCAACATTACCTATCACATCAGTTCTTACCTATCTCTATCCAGGAAAGGTGATGATACTTCACAAAGTTCTGAATCGGTTACTTCCCTACCCGAACTGGTGCTTCTTAAATATCATCACCTGTAAGAAGGGATGA
- a CDS encoding glycosyltransferase family 2 protein encodes MGVDLSVVIPTYNEEESVVPLYEELHKVLPPLGMTYEILFVDDGSTDHTYQRLKDLHDQDSTVKVVKFRSNFGQSAAMKAGFDHAGGDLVVTMDADLQNDPHDIPALLQKMQDDDLDVVCGWRYNRHDPLSKRIFSKGANRLRKALTHETIHDSGCTLRAYKKECTKDLELYGELHRYIPAMLLWKGYHVGEMKTNHRDRSFGQSKYNWVRLVKGFLDLQVITFWQRFSVRPMHVFGGAGLIMGALGILVTGYLIVLKVFFGAALFERPLFLAGLILLVLGVQFIAIGILADILLKIYYGQNDRKNYLIEKMIE; translated from the coding sequence ATGGGTGTCGACCTCTCAGTCGTGATCCCCACCTACAATGAGGAGGAGAGCGTCGTACCTCTGTATGAGGAACTGCACAAAGTGCTCCCCCCCCTCGGCATGACCTACGAGATCCTCTTCGTGGACGACGGGTCGACAGACCACACCTATCAGCGTCTGAAAGACCTTCATGATCAGGACAGCACAGTCAAAGTCGTTAAGTTCAGGAGCAACTTCGGCCAGAGTGCGGCGATGAAAGCGGGGTTCGACCACGCCGGGGGCGATCTCGTCGTCACCATGGATGCAGACCTCCAGAACGACCCCCACGACATTCCCGCCCTCCTCCAGAAGATGCAAGACGACGACCTTGACGTTGTCTGCGGCTGGCGGTACAACCGCCATGACCCCCTCTCCAAAAGGATCTTCTCGAAGGGTGCAAACCGCCTGCGCAAGGCACTCACGCACGAGACGATCCACGACTCGGGCTGCACTCTCAGGGCCTACAAAAAAGAGTGCACGAAGGACCTGGAACTGTACGGGGAACTGCACCGCTATATCCCGGCAATGCTCCTCTGGAAGGGTTATCATGTCGGGGAGATGAAGACCAACCACCGAGACCGGTCCTTTGGACAGAGCAAATATAACTGGGTCCGTCTGGTCAAAGGATTCCTGGACCTCCAGGTGATCACCTTCTGGCAGAGGTTCTCGGTCAGGCCGATGCATGTTTTTGGCGGGGCGGGGTTAATAATGGGGGCATTAGGCATTCTTGTTACGGGATATCTCATAGTTTTAAAGGTTTTTTTTGGCGCTGCCCTCTTCGAAAGACCACTCTTTCTTGCAGGATTAATTTTGCTTGTCCTGGGTGTGCAATTCATCGCTATCGGAATACTGGCAGATATCCTGCTGAAAATCTACTACGGTCAAAATGACAGAAAAAATTACCTCATTGAAAAGATGATTGAATAA
- a CDS encoding SDR family oxidoreductase, whose translation MKILVTGGAGFIGSHIIARLLGEGHEVVCLDNFDPYYDPAAKKANIAPFASDPNFTLIEGDIRDTHLLTQVLDGVDYVFHEAAQAGVRISVEDPVKPHEVNATGTLNLLQAARTAGVRKVIYASSSSVYGTVKYLPFDEDHPTLPVSPYGVSKLMAEQYCRVFDELYGLKTCSLRYFTVYGPRMRPDLAISIFTRHALKNEPITIFGDGEKTRDFTYIDDIVDANIIAMTKGEGAYNIGGGHRVSIQTLAEKIIEITGSGSEIRYADPMKGDAEHTFAGTEKAKREIGWAPQTTLEEGLKRYIAWVSTSQS comes from the coding sequence ATGAAGATACTTGTCACAGGTGGAGCCGGATTTATCGGCTCCCACATCATTGCACGGTTGCTTGGTGAGGGGCACGAGGTCGTCTGTCTCGACAACTTCGACCCCTACTACGATCCGGCAGCCAAGAAAGCGAACATCGCACCGTTCGCATCAGACCCGAACTTCACCCTTATCGAAGGGGACATCAGGGACACTCACCTCCTCACGCAAGTTCTCGACGGCGTCGACTATGTCTTCCACGAGGCGGCACAGGCAGGTGTCCGCATCTCGGTGGAAGACCCGGTGAAACCCCACGAGGTGAATGCCACCGGCACCCTGAACCTGTTGCAGGCGGCACGCACCGCCGGCGTCAGGAAGGTCATCTACGCCTCCTCGTCCTCCGTCTATGGCACCGTGAAGTACCTCCCCTTCGACGAAGACCATCCCACCCTGCCGGTCTCGCCCTACGGTGTCTCCAAGTTGATGGCCGAGCAGTACTGCAGGGTCTTTGACGAACTCTATGGTCTGAAGACCTGCTCTCTCCGGTACTTCACCGTCTACGGCCCCCGGATGAGGCCCGACCTTGCGATCAGCATCTTCACCAGGCACGCCCTGAAGAACGAACCCATCACAATCTTCGGGGACGGCGAGAAGACGCGGGACTTCACCTACATCGACGACATCGTCGACGCAAACATCATTGCGATGACGAAAGGCGAAGGGGCGTACAACATCGGCGGCGGCCACCGGGTCTCCATCCAGACACTCGCCGAAAAGATCATCGAGATCACCGGGAGTGGATCCGAGATCAGGTATGCGGACCCGATGAAAGGCGATGCAGAGCACACCTTTGCCGGGACAGAGAAAGCGAAGAGGGAGATCGGGTGGGCCCCACAGACGACTCTGGAAGAGGGACTGAAGAGGTACATAGCATGGGTGTCGACCTCTCAGTCGTGA
- a CDS encoding sugar phosphate nucleotidyltransferase, producing the protein MLVRQGLIPAAGSGTRLGPFTNAIPKELLPVGEKAVIEHVVEAMAGAGIEEIAIVVSPHKHGLSDYLGSGKRFGVNCTYVVQDERLGLANAVAAGEHVIDGTFAVVLGDNFFAPTTFLADLIAFHTSRHADATVGVAEVADVTRHGIIRPDGDRILGMVEKPSPEEAPSCLGAIGAYVFEKNIFDAIRKTEPGYKGEYQLTDSIGREIEEGKRVLYRQINGIHIDVGTPHDLMRANEWYLRENGHSLEDISRTI; encoded by the coding sequence ATGCTGGTAAGACAGGGGCTGATCCCGGCGGCCGGGTCGGGGACGCGCCTCGGGCCTTTCACCAACGCGATCCCGAAAGAGCTCCTCCCTGTCGGCGAGAAGGCCGTGATCGAGCACGTGGTCGAGGCGATGGCCGGCGCGGGCATCGAGGAGATCGCCATCGTCGTCTCGCCGCACAAGCACGGCCTCTCCGATTACCTCGGTTCGGGGAAGCGCTTCGGCGTGAACTGCACCTATGTCGTCCAGGACGAGCGCCTCGGGCTTGCGAACGCCGTCGCGGCGGGGGAGCACGTCATCGACGGCACCTTCGCCGTCGTCCTCGGCGACAACTTCTTCGCCCCCACGACCTTCCTCGCCGACCTCATCGCCTTCCACACCTCCCGGCATGCCGACGCCACCGTCGGTGTCGCCGAGGTGGCCGACGTCACCCGCCACGGCATCATCAGGCCTGACGGCGACCGCATCCTCGGCATGGTCGAGAAGCCCTCCCCCGAGGAGGCGCCGAGCTGCCTCGGGGCCATCGGTGCCTATGTCTTCGAGAAGAACATCTTCGACGCCATCAGGAAGACGGAGCCCGGCTACAAGGGCGAGTACCAGCTCACCGACTCGATTGGACGGGAGATCGAGGAGGGGAAGAGGGTGCTGTACAGGCAGATCAACGGCATCCACATCGACGTCGGGACCCCGCATGATCTGATGCGGGCGAATGAGTGGTATTTGAGGGAGAATGGGCACAGCCTGGAGGACATCTCCCGCACCATCTAG
- a CDS encoding UDP-glucose/GDP-mannose dehydrogenase family protein — MKIAVIGGGYVGLVTAACFAHLGHEVSIVEVDAGKVRAINAGEPPIYEEGLEELLTAHAGKTLVAGTEYGPVADADLSFICVGTPPAGDGSADLSYITAACRSIGEALRGRTKTHTVVVKSTVPPGTTENLVVPTVGVASGRNDLGFAMNPEFLREGRAVDDFLHPDRIVIGSADPAAGNSVAAVYRGIDAPAVRTGTTAAEMIKYASNALLATKISYTNEIGNLCKRLGIDVYEVMQGVGLDKRVSPHFLNAGAGFGGSCFPKDVAALIHLAEKQGEDPVLLQSVMEVNRRQPLRMVGILKERVGDLNGKKIAVLGLAFKDGTDDIRESRAVPVIEALLEGGAAVAAYDPLAVPNMRRVFPQIEYCARAAEALAGADACLLMTEWPEFSRLDGEFDLMKSRVVIEGRRVLSCDGKEGICW; from the coding sequence ATGAAAATAGCGGTAATCGGTGGGGGGTATGTCGGCCTGGTCACGGCGGCGTGCTTTGCACATCTGGGGCACGAGGTCTCAATAGTCGAGGTCGACGCCGGCAAGGTCAGGGCGATCAATGCCGGAGAGCCCCCGATCTATGAGGAAGGGCTCGAAGAACTTCTCACGGCGCATGCGGGAAAGACCCTGGTCGCGGGGACGGAATACGGGCCTGTTGCAGACGCGGACCTCTCCTTCATCTGTGTCGGGACACCGCCGGCAGGGGACGGGAGCGCCGACCTCTCGTACATCACCGCGGCATGCCGCTCCATCGGCGAGGCCCTCCGCGGCAGGACGAAGACGCACACCGTCGTCGTGAAGAGCACCGTGCCGCCGGGGACGACCGAAAACCTCGTCGTCCCCACGGTCGGGGTGGCGTCGGGCCGGAACGACCTCGGCTTTGCCATGAACCCGGAGTTCCTCAGGGAAGGCAGGGCGGTGGATGACTTCCTCCACCCCGACAGGATCGTCATCGGGAGCGCCGACCCCGCGGCAGGAAACAGCGTCGCCGCGGTGTACCGGGGCATCGACGCCCCTGCCGTGCGGACAGGCACCACCGCCGCCGAGATGATCAAGTACGCCTCCAACGCCCTCCTCGCAACGAAGATCTCCTACACGAACGAGATCGGGAACCTCTGCAAGCGCCTCGGCATCGACGTCTATGAGGTGATGCAGGGCGTGGGGCTCGACAAGAGGGTATCCCCCCACTTCCTCAACGCGGGCGCCGGTTTCGGCGGCAGTTGCTTCCCGAAGGACGTCGCCGCCCTCATCCACCTTGCGGAGAAGCAGGGCGAGGACCCGGTCCTCCTCCAGTCTGTGATGGAGGTGAACAGGCGGCAACCCCTCAGGATGGTCGGGATACTGAAGGAACGGGTCGGCGACCTGAACGGGAAAAAAATCGCGGTCCTCGGTCTCGCCTTCAAGGACGGCACCGACGACATCAGGGAGTCGCGGGCGGTCCCGGTCATCGAGGCCCTGCTGGAGGGAGGGGCGGCGGTCGCCGCCTACGATCCCCTCGCCGTCCCGAATATGCGCCGGGTCTTCCCGCAGATCGAGTACTGCGCCAGGGCCGCGGAGGCCCTGGCCGGTGCCGACGCCTGCCTGCTGATGACAGAGTGGCCTGAGTTCTCCCGCCTCGACGGGGAGTTCGACCTGATGAAGAGCCGCGTCGTCATCGAGGGGAGGAGAGTTCTCTCCTGCGACGGGAAGGAGGGCATATGCTGGTAA
- a CDS encoding pyridoxamine 5'-phosphate oxidase family protein produces MSTRLMDYFNRTPRIGVLGTASKDGKVNVAVFESPQMIDEKTVVVALGQNRTLANLQENPNAVYMIVKPAETGVEEWKGIRVSMRMKECTTSGARLDAYRKEIAQIAGDEVAATIQATATFEIGEVRPIVDMGQGWENSI; encoded by the coding sequence ATGTCAACCAGACTGATGGACTACTTCAACAGGACCCCGCGGATCGGCGTCCTCGGTACCGCAAGCAAAGACGGGAAAGTGAATGTGGCAGTCTTCGAATCGCCGCAGATGATCGATGAGAAGACCGTCGTCGTCGCCCTGGGACAGAACCGCACCCTTGCAAACCTCCAGGAAAACCCGAACGCCGTCTATATGATCGTAAAACCGGCAGAGACAGGGGTAGAGGAATGGAAGGGGATCAGGGTCTCCATGAGAATGAAGGAGTGCACGACGTCAGGGGCGAGGCTGGACGCGTACAGGAAAGAGATCGCACAGATCGCGGGCGATGAGGTGGCGGCGACGATCCAGGCCACGGCGACCTTCGAGATCGGCGAGGTGCGCCCCATCGTCGATATGGGCCAGGGCTGGGAGAACTCGATCTGA